One window from the genome of Mauremys mutica isolate MM-2020 ecotype Southern chromosome 4, ASM2049712v1, whole genome shotgun sequence encodes:
- the LOC123369494 gene encoding pepsin B-like: MKWLILALVCLQLSEGLVRVTLKKGKSMREVMKEKGVLADFLKHHKVDPARKYHFNNYNVADVPIANYLDSFYFGEISIGTPPQNFLVLFDTGSSNLWVPSTYCQTEACSNHARFNPNQSSTFYDIGVTYTLDYGFGDLSVVLGYDTVTIQNIVIEHQEFGLSQDEPSSPFYYTYFDGILGMAYPPVAIPGYSTLMQEMLQQDQLTEPIFSFYFSRQPTYDYGGEVILGGVDTQLFSGQITWVPVTQEVYWKIGIEEFAIGQQATGWCSQGCQGIVDTGTFLLTIPQQYMGDFLQAVGAQESNGEYVADCSNVQNMPTITFIINGSQFPLPPSVYVLNNNGYCSVAVETTYVSSQNEQPIWILGNIFLREYYSVFDMANNRVGFAPSV; this comes from the exons ATGAAGTGGCTCATCCTGGCTCTGGTTTGTCTCCAGCTCTCAGAAGGGCTGGTGAG AGTCACTCTGAAGAAAGGAAAGTCTATGCGAGAGGTGATGAAGGAGAAAGGAGTTCTGGCGGATTTTCTGAAGCATCACAAAGTTGATCCTGCCAGGAAGTACCACTTCAATAATTACAATGTCGCTGATGTACCAATAGCCAACTACCTGGAT TCCTTCTACTTTGGAGAGATCAGCATTGGAACTCCGCCCCAGAACTTCTTGGTTCTCTTCGACACTGGCTCCTCCAACCTGTGGGTGCCCTCTACTTACTGCCAGACTGAGGCCTGTT CCAATCATGCAAGGTTCAACCCCAACCAGTCATCCACCTTTTACGACATTGGAGTGACCTACACCCTGGACTATGGGTTTGGAGACCTGTCTGTGGTTTTAGGTTACGACACAGTGACA ATCCAGAACATCGTCATTGAGCACCAGGAATTTGGTCTGAGTCAGGATGAGCCTAGCAGCCCCTTCTATTATACGTATTTTGATGGGATTTTGGGAATGGCTTATCCTCCCGTAGCCATACCGGGGTACAGCACACTTATGCAGGAGATGCTGCAGCAGGACCAGCTTACTGAACCCATCTTCAGTTTTTATTTCTCACg GCAACCCACATATGATTACGGAGGGGAAGTCATCTTGGGAGGCGTTGACACCCAGCTGTTCTCTGGCCAGATTACCTGGGTACCTGTTACCCAAGAAGTTTACTGGAAGATTGGTATTGAGGA GTTCGCTATTGGACAGCAGGCGACTGGCTGGTGCAGTCAAGGCTGCCAGGGCATTGTGGACACTGGGACGTTTCTGCTCACCATCCCACAGCAGTACATGGGGGACTTCCTGCAGGCCGTGGGTGCTCAGGAATCCAATGGAGAG TACGTGGCTGACTGCAGCAACGTCCAGAACATGCCGACCATCACCTTCATCATTAACGGATCCCAGTTCCCGCTGCCCCCCTCCGTCTACGTCCTCAAC AACAATGGCTACTGCAGCGTTGCGGTTGAGACCACTTACGTATCTTCTCAGAACGAGCAGCCAATATGGATCCTGGGTAACATCTTCCTTAGGGAATATTATTCTGTCTTTGATATGGCCAACAACAGAGTGGGATTTGCCCCATCAGTCTAG
- the LOC123369802 gene encoding pepsin B-like, whose translation MKWLILALVCLHLSEGLVRVTLRKGKSAREVMKEKGVLENFLKNHKVDPARKYFFNNYNVAEEPIANYLDSFYFGQISIGTPPQNFLVLFDTGSSNLWVPSTYCQSEACSNHARFNPNQSSTFSNDGQTYTLSYGSGSLTVLLGYDTVTVQNIAITNQEFGLSEDEPTSPFYYAHFDGILGMAYPAMAVGGSYTPMQEMLKQGLLTEPIFSFYFSRQPTYNYGGEIIFGGVDTQLFSGQITWAPVTQEVYWQIGIQEFAIGQQATGWCSEGCQAIVDTGTFLLTIPQQYMGDFLQAVGAQESNGEYVVNCNNVQNMPTITFVISGSQFPLPPSAYVFNNNGYCTVGIEPTYLPSQNGQPLWILGDVFLKEYYSVYDMSNNRVGFAPSA comes from the exons ATGAAGTGGCTCATCCTGGCCTTGGTTTGCCTCCATCTCTCAGAGGGGCTGGTGAG AGTCACACTGAGGAAAGGCAAGTCTGCCCGAGAGGTCATGAAGGAGAAGGGAGTGCTGGAGAACTTCCTGAAGAACCACAAAGTTGATCCAGCCAGAAAGTACTTTTTCAATAATTACAACGTTGCTGAGGAACCAATAGCCAATTACCTGGAT TCCTTCTACTTTGGACAGATCAGCATTGGAACTCCGCCCCAGAACTTCTTGGTTCTCTTCGACACTGGCTCCTCCAACCTGTGGGTGCCCTCTACATACTGCCAGAGCGAGGCCTGCT CCAATCATGCCAGGTTCAACCCCAACCAGTCATCCACCTTTTCCAACGATGGACAGACCTACACCCTGAGCTACGGGAGTGGCAGCCTGACTGTGCTTTTGGGTTACGACACAGTGACA GTCCAGAACATTGCCATCACCAATCAGGAATTTGGTCTGAGTGAAGATGAACCTACCAGCCCCTTCTACTATGCTCATTTTGATGGGATTTTGGGAATGGCTTATCCTGCCATGGCAGTAGGGGGATCCTATACACCTATGCAGGAGATGTTGAAGCAGGGCCTGCTTACTGAACCCATCTTCAGTTTCTATTTCTCCCG CCAACCAACATATAATTATGGAGGAGAAATCATCTTTGGAGGTGTTGACACCCAGCTGTTCTCTGGCCAGATTACGTGGGCACCCGTGACCCAAGAGGTTTACTGGCAGATTGGTATTCAGGA GTTCGCTATTGGACAGCAGGCGACTGGCTGGTGCAGCGAAGGCTGCCAGGCTATTGTGGACACTGGGACGTTTCTGCTCACCATCCCACAGCAGTACATGGGGGACTTCCTGCAGGCTGTGGGTGCTCAGGAATCCAATGGAGAG TACGTGGTAAACTGCAACAATGTCCAGAACATGCCGACCATCACCTTCGTCATTAGCGGATCCCAGTTCCCGCTGCCCCCCTCTGCCTACGTCTTCAAC AATAATGGCTACTGCACAGTTGGGATTGAGCCCACGTACCTGCCTTCCCAGAATGGGCAGCCCCTCTGGATCCTGGGAGACGTCTTCCTCAAGGAATATTATTCTGTCTATGACATGTCCAATAACAGAGTGGGCTTTGCCCCATCAGCCTAG
- the LOC123369495 gene encoding gastricsin-like, whose product MRQVMKEKGILRDYLKNHKSDPASKYFNNFAVAYEALANYLDMSYYGAISIGTPPQNFLVLFDTGSSNLWVPSTSCQSQACTTHTLFNPSDSSTYSSNGQTFSLQYGSGSLTGVFGYDTVTIQDVSITKQEFGLSETEPGTSFVYSQFDGILGLAFPAIAAGGATTVMQGLIQENLISAPLFSFYLSGQEGIQDGGELLFGGIDSNLYSGQIVWTPVTQDGYWQIGIEGFSVDGQSSGWCSSGCQGIVDTGTSLLTAPQAIFSQLMEDIGAQENSDGEYVVSCSSIDSMPTISFTISGTSFPLSPSAYVLQSNSTECVVGISTTYVPSPNGQPLWILGDVFLRSYYSVYDLGNSQVGFAPAA is encoded by the exons ATGCGGCAGGTGATGAAGGAGAAGGGCATACTCAGGGACTACCTGAAGAACCACAAGTCTGACCCAGCCAGCAAATACTTCAACAACTTCGCTGTTGCCTATGAGGCCCTGGCTAACTACCTGGAT ATGTCCTACTATGGGGCGATCAGCATTGGAACCCCACCCCAGAACTTCCTGGTTCTCTTCGACACCGGCTCATCCAACCTGTGGGTGCCCTCGACGTCCTGCCAGAGCCAGGCCTGCA CCACCCACACTCTGTTCAACCCCAGCGACTCCTCCACTTACTCTTCCAATGGACAGACCTTCTCTCTGCAGTACGGCAGTGGCAGTCTCACTGGAGTCTTTGGCTATGACACCGTGACA ATCCAGGATGTTTCCATCACAAAACAGGAGTTTGGCCTGAGTGAGACCGAGCCTGGCACCAGCTTTGTCTATTCTCAGTTCGATGGGATCCTCGGTCTGGCTTTCCCTGCCATTGCTGCTGGTGGTGCCACCACCGTGATGCAAGGTCTGATCCAGGAGAACCTCATCAGTGCCCCGCTCTTCAGCTTCTACCTGAGCGG GCAAGAGGGCATTCAGGATGGTGGTGAACTTCTCTTTGGAGGGATTGACTCCAATTTGTACTCTGGTCAGATTGTCTGGACGCCTGTCACCCAAGATGGTTATTGGCAAATTGGAATTGAAGG TTTCTCTGTTGACGGACAGTCTAGTGGCTGGTGTAGCAGCGGCTGCCAGGGGATTGTGGACACTGGAACTTCCCTCCTCACTGCTCCACAGGCGATCTTTTCGCAGCTGATGGAGGACATTGGCGCTCAGGAGAACAGCGACGGTGAG TACGTGGTTAGCTGCAGCAGCATTGACAGCATGCCTACCATCTCCTTCACCATCAGTGGAACCAGCTTCCCGCTGAGTCCCTCTGCCTACGTGCTCCAG AGCAATAGCACCGAGTGTGTTGTGGGCATCTCGACCACTTACGTGCCATCTCCGAATGGGCAGCCCCTCTGGATCCTGGGTGACGTCTTCCTCAGGTCATATTACTCTGTTTACGATCTAGGCAACAGTCAGGTGGGCTTTGCCCCAGCAGCGTAA